The following proteins are co-located in the Brachybacterium sacelli genome:
- the gyrA gene encoding DNA gyrase subunit A translates to MSDTPQDPHNPDETPELPDAVPGQVTPEGSQEISGAEAAERTVTLVDPLDEGEVDRITQVDLNQEMQRSYLDYAMSVIVARALPDVRDGLKPVHRRIVYAMFDGGYRPDRSFSKCAKVVGEVMGNYHPHGDSAIYDAMVRLVQPWSMRYPLILGQGNFGSAGDDGAAAPRYTECKMAPLALELVRDIDQETVDMQGNYDNTVDEPVVLPARFPNLLVNGSAGIAVGMATNIPPHNLREVADAVQWLLKNHEATKPELLEACLQFIKGPDFPSGATIAGTRGIEDAYRTGRGSITQRAVVSMEEINGRMSLVVTELPYQVNPDTLARKIAEMVKLGKIQGIADITDETSGRTGQRLVITLKRDAVAKVVLNNLYKHTQLQENFSANMLALAGDVPRTLSIDSFVREWTKHQIDVIVRRTRYRLRKAEEQIHIYRGYLKALDALDEVIALIRRSPDADQARDGLIELLEIDEIQANAILAMQLRRLAALERQKIIEEHDRLQALIEEYTAILASPERQREIVSEELQEIVDKYGDDRRTQIMPFDGDMSMEDLIPEQDVVVTITRGGYVKRTRADQYRAQKRGGKGVRGASLRADDVVEHFFTTTTHRWLLFFTNQGRVYRAKGYELPEAPRDAKGQHVANLMAFQPDEHIASVLAIDTYEDAQYLVLATRSGLVKKTPMTAFDSNRTGGIIAINLRDIDGVDGPEPDRVIAARSVDADDHLLLVSRNGQSVRFPAADDVLRPTGRATSGVTGMKFRHDDELLAMDVVRPEQYVVTVTDGGYAKRTTIDEYRVQGRGGLGIRVAKLPDDRGHLVGAAAVDESDELLVVMEKGRVVRSRVAEVPSKGRTTMGVVFAKPGKSDRILLVTTSPESELEEDEESVAEDGAAPELTEGAEDVEIADAEGSEPGSVLSDDLGSDASDPSPSGDDDPNEE, encoded by the coding sequence ATGAGCGACACCCCGCAGGACCCCCACAACCCCGACGAGACCCCGGAGCTGCCCGACGCCGTCCCCGGTCAGGTCACCCCCGAGGGCAGCCAGGAGATCTCCGGCGCCGAGGCGGCCGAGCGCACCGTCACCCTCGTCGACCCCCTCGACGAGGGCGAGGTCGACCGCATCACCCAGGTCGACCTGAACCAGGAGATGCAGCGCTCCTACCTCGACTACGCGATGAGCGTGATCGTCGCCCGCGCGCTGCCCGACGTGCGCGACGGCCTCAAGCCCGTCCACCGGCGCATCGTCTACGCGATGTTCGACGGCGGCTACCGCCCCGACCGCTCTTTCTCCAAGTGCGCGAAGGTCGTCGGCGAGGTCATGGGCAACTACCACCCCCACGGCGACAGCGCGATCTACGACGCCATGGTGCGTCTCGTGCAGCCGTGGTCGATGCGCTACCCGCTGATCCTCGGCCAGGGCAACTTCGGCTCCGCCGGCGACGACGGCGCCGCGGCCCCGCGATACACCGAGTGCAAGATGGCCCCGCTGGCCCTCGAGCTGGTGCGCGACATCGACCAGGAGACGGTCGATATGCAGGGCAACTACGACAACACGGTCGACGAGCCCGTCGTGCTGCCCGCCCGCTTCCCGAACCTGCTGGTCAACGGCTCCGCCGGCATCGCCGTGGGCATGGCCACCAACATCCCGCCGCACAACCTGCGCGAGGTGGCCGACGCCGTCCAGTGGCTGCTGAAGAACCATGAGGCCACGAAGCCGGAGCTGCTCGAGGCCTGCCTGCAGTTCATCAAGGGCCCCGACTTCCCCAGCGGCGCCACCATCGCCGGCACCCGGGGCATCGAGGACGCGTACCGCACCGGTCGCGGCTCCATCACCCAGCGCGCCGTCGTCTCCATGGAGGAGATCAACGGGCGCATGTCCCTCGTGGTCACGGAGCTCCCGTACCAGGTCAACCCCGACACCCTGGCGCGCAAGATCGCCGAGATGGTCAAGCTCGGCAAGATCCAGGGCATCGCCGACATCACCGACGAGACCTCCGGACGGACCGGTCAGCGCCTGGTCATCACGCTCAAGCGCGACGCCGTCGCCAAGGTCGTGCTGAACAACCTGTACAAGCACACCCAGCTGCAGGAGAACTTCTCCGCCAACATGCTGGCCCTGGCCGGCGACGTGCCGCGCACGCTGTCGATCGACTCCTTCGTGCGCGAGTGGACCAAGCACCAGATCGACGTCATCGTCCGCCGCACCCGGTACCGCCTGCGCAAGGCCGAGGAGCAGATCCACATCTACCGCGGCTACCTCAAGGCGCTCGACGCGCTCGACGAGGTCATCGCGCTGATCCGGCGCTCCCCGGATGCCGACCAGGCCCGCGACGGTCTGATCGAGCTGCTGGAGATCGACGAGATCCAGGCCAATGCGATCCTGGCCATGCAGCTGCGCCGGTTGGCCGCCCTGGAGCGCCAGAAGATCATCGAGGAGCACGACCGGCTCCAGGCCCTCATCGAGGAGTACACCGCGATCCTGGCCTCGCCGGAGCGCCAGCGCGAGATCGTCTCCGAGGAGCTGCAGGAGATCGTCGACAAGTACGGCGACGACCGCCGCACGCAGATCATGCCCTTCGACGGCGACATGTCGATGGAGGACCTCATCCCCGAGCAGGACGTGGTCGTCACCATCACTCGCGGCGGGTACGTCAAGCGCACCCGTGCCGATCAGTACCGCGCCCAAAAGCGCGGCGGCAAGGGCGTGCGCGGGGCCTCCCTGCGCGCGGACGACGTGGTCGAGCACTTCTTCACCACCACCACCCACCGCTGGCTGCTGTTCTTCACCAACCAGGGGCGCGTCTATCGGGCGAAGGGCTATGAGCTGCCCGAGGCACCGCGCGACGCCAAGGGTCAGCACGTGGCGAACCTGATGGCGTTCCAGCCCGACGAGCACATCGCCTCGGTGCTCGCGATCGACACCTACGAGGACGCCCAGTACCTCGTGCTCGCCACGCGGTCCGGCCTGGTCAAGAAGACCCCGATGACGGCCTTCGACTCCAACCGCACCGGCGGCATCATCGCGATCAACCTGCGCGACATCGACGGCGTGGACGGTCCGGAGCCGGACCGTGTGATCGCGGCCCGCTCCGTGGACGCCGACGACCACCTGCTGCTGGTCTCCCGCAACGGCCAGTCGGTGCGGTTCCCCGCCGCCGACGACGTGCTGCGCCCGACGGGACGCGCCACCAGCGGCGTGACCGGCATGAAGTTCCGGCACGACGACGAGCTGCTGGCCATGGACGTGGTCCGTCCCGAGCAGTACGTGGTGACCGTGACCGACGGCGGCTACGCCAAGCGCACCACGATCGACGAGTACCGGGTGCAGGGCCGTGGCGGACTGGGTATCCGGGTCGCGAAGCTGCCCGACGACCGTGGCCACCTTGTCGGTGCCGCTGCTGTCGACGAGAGCGACGAGCTGCTGGTGGTGATGGAGAAGGGCCGTGTGGTCCGCTCCCGTGTCGCCGAGGTCCCCTCGAAGGGGCGCACCACGATGGGCGTCGTGTTCGCCAAGCCCGGCAAGAGCGACCGCATCCTGCTCGTGACCACCAGCCCCGAGTCCGAGCTCGAGGAGGACGAGGAGAGCGTCGCCGAGGACGGCGCGGCGCCGGAGCTGACCGAGGGCGCTGAAGATGTGGAGATCGCCGACGCCGAGGGGTCGGAGCCAGGGTCCGTCCTGTCGGATGATCTAGGCTCGGACGCATCCGACCCGTCGCCGTCCGGCGATGACGACCCGAACGAGGAGTGA
- a CDS encoding DUF3566 domain-containing protein — protein MSTSDSRTATGTSAPPESTTKLPSFQEESPASEQQSIGSGTGSAAKGASRSPKKQSSDRPAETEKRGPRRVRLTLARLDPFSVMKLSFLVAIAIGIATVVAVVLLWNLVDAIGLWSQVDQLGRDLNGGEPLPFMEFFQFSKMVSYGTIVAVVNVVIITALGTLLAFLYNLVAALLGGLKMTFTDE, from the coding sequence GTGAGCACGAGTGATTCGAGGACGGCCACCGGCACGTCCGCGCCTCCGGAATCGACCACCAAGCTCCCGTCGTTCCAGGAGGAGTCGCCCGCCTCGGAGCAGCAGTCGATCGGCTCCGGCACGGGCTCCGCCGCCAAGGGCGCGAGCCGCAGCCCGAAGAAGCAGTCCTCGGACAGGCCGGCCGAGACCGAGAAGCGCGGCCCGCGCCGGGTGCGCCTGACCCTGGCCCGGCTCGATCCGTTCTCGGTGATGAAGCTGTCGTTCCTGGTGGCCATTGCCATCGGGATCGCGACCGTGGTGGCCGTGGTGCTGCTGTGGAACCTGGTGGACGCGATCGGCCTGTGGTCCCAGGTCGACCAGCTCGGTCGTGATCTCAACGGCGGGGAGCCGCTGCCGTTCATGGAGTTCTTCCAGTTCTCCAAGATGGTCAGCTACGGCACGATCGTCGCGGTGGTGAACGTCGTGATCATCACGGCGCTGGGCACGCTCCTGGCCTTCCTCTACAACCTGGTGGCGGCGCTGCTGGGCGGACTGAAGATGACCTTCACCGACGAGTGA
- a CDS encoding aminoacyl-tRNA deacylase — protein sequence MSEQRAIAALEASGLDVEITRHGRVGSLAEAAAARGIEPRDLVKTLVVRRGEGDYLFVLVPGDREISWPRLRALLGVNRLSMPDKEVARDVTGYECGTITPFGATTAWPVVADASLAGDAARRISIGAGAHGVAATVNAEAALAHLDARIADVAELHG from the coding sequence ATGAGCGAGCAGCGCGCGATCGCGGCCCTGGAGGCCTCCGGACTGGACGTCGAGATCACCCGGCACGGCCGCGTGGGCTCCCTCGCGGAGGCGGCGGCCGCCCGCGGCATCGAGCCCCGCGACCTGGTCAAGACCCTGGTGGTCCGCCGCGGCGAGGGCGATTACCTCTTCGTGCTGGTACCGGGGGACCGGGAGATCTCCTGGCCGCGGCTGCGCGCACTGCTCGGGGTGAACCGACTGTCGATGCCGGACAAGGAGGTCGCCCGGGACGTCACCGGGTACGAGTGCGGCACCATCACCCCGTTCGGCGCCACCACCGCCTGGCCCGTGGTCGCCGATGCCTCGCTGGCCGGGGACGCGGCACGACGGATCTCGATCGGCGCCGGCGCCCACGGTGTGGCGGCCACGGTGAACGCCGAGGCCGCCCTCGCCCACCTCGACGCGCGGATCGCCGACGTCGCCGAGCTCCACGGCTGA